A stretch of Paenibacillus sp. URB8-2 DNA encodes these proteins:
- a CDS encoding glycoside hydrolase family 32 protein, producing the protein MITKSYCETFRPQFHYSSAANWLNDPNGMVWYEGEYHLFYQHHPHSSVWGPMHWGHAVSKDLVFWEELPIALRPDHNGAIFSGSAVVDRHDTTGFFNGGSGLVAIFTHHDVNPESGGPRQRQSLAYSTDKGRTWTMYEGNPVLEDERHIDYRDPKVFWDGERERWAMVLAAGQRVLFYHSPDLIHWSFGSEFGASEGSHDGVWECPDLFKLPVEESGGESKWVLIVSIGPNEALAEGSRTQYFIGEYDGISFVNDNAPDTVLWLDHGRDNYAGVSWSDVPAQDGRRLFIGWMNNWKYANLLPTEAWRGAMTLPRELGLADSEDGIRLRQLPVKELETLREPKLRMEDLAVQAGDGNLLQGIHGSTLEIEAEIKIADSSSFGFRIHGSGGQGTVIGYDAGRSYLSIDRRNAGITDFHPDFSCEHGVALKPSGGIIKLRIFADHSSVEVFANDGSVVLTDQVFPDPAHQEVELYVQEGSIEIISLHIYTLKSIW; encoded by the coding sequence GTGATAACAAAATCATACTGTGAAACGTTTCGCCCGCAATTTCATTATTCGTCTGCAGCGAACTGGCTGAACGATCCCAACGGCATGGTTTGGTACGAGGGTGAATATCACCTGTTCTATCAACATCATCCTCACAGCTCGGTGTGGGGTCCCATGCACTGGGGGCATGCCGTCAGCAAGGACCTTGTCTTCTGGGAAGAGCTCCCCATTGCGCTGCGGCCCGATCATAACGGGGCGATCTTCTCGGGCAGTGCGGTAGTGGATCGGCATGATACTACGGGCTTTTTTAACGGAGGCTCCGGTCTGGTGGCGATATTTACCCATCACGATGTGAATCCGGAAAGCGGAGGGCCGCGCCAGAGACAGAGCCTTGCATATAGCACTGACAAGGGACGGACCTGGACGATGTATGAGGGCAATCCGGTTCTTGAGGATGAGCGGCACATCGATTACCGCGATCCCAAAGTGTTCTGGGACGGTGAGCGGGAACGGTGGGCGATGGTGCTCGCCGCCGGACAGCGTGTGTTGTTCTACCACTCTCCCGACTTGATTCATTGGTCTTTCGGCAGTGAATTCGGCGCGTCGGAAGGCTCGCATGACGGCGTGTGGGAATGCCCCGATCTGTTCAAGCTTCCGGTCGAAGAAAGCGGCGGAGAGTCCAAATGGGTGCTCATCGTCAGTATTGGCCCGAATGAAGCGCTGGCGGAAGGCTCGCGGACCCAGTATTTCATAGGGGAATACGACGGTATCTCCTTTGTCAACGACAATGCGCCGGATACGGTGCTGTGGCTGGATCACGGCAGGGATAACTATGCAGGAGTGAGCTGGTCTGACGTTCCCGCTCAGGATGGGCGCAGGCTGTTCATCGGCTGGATGAACAACTGGAAATACGCCAATCTGCTGCCGACCGAAGCCTGGAGAGGCGCGATGACGCTGCCGAGGGAGCTGGGACTTGCCGATTCCGAAGACGGCATTCGGCTCCGCCAGTTGCCGGTAAAAGAGCTTGAGACGCTCAGAGAACCGAAGCTTCGGATGGAGGATTTGGCGGTCCAAGCCGGGGACGGAAATCTTTTGCAAGGAATTCACGGCAGTACGCTGGAAATTGAAGCAGAAATCAAAATAGCGGACTCTTCTTCGTTCGGCTTTCGAATTCATGGCTCCGGCGGCCAGGGAACGGTGATCGGCTATGACGCCGGCCGCAGCTATCTGTCCATCGACCGCAGAAATGCCGGCATCACGGACTTCCATCCCGATTTCTCCTGTGAGCACGGAGTGGCCCTGAAGCCTTCCGGCGGCATCATCAAGCTCCGGATATTCGCCGACCATTCCTCTGTCGAAGTGTTCGCAAATGACGGAAGTGTCGTGCTGACGGATCAGGTTTTTCCAGACCCGGCCCATCAGGAAGTGGAACTGTACGTCCAGGAAGGAAGCATTGAAATCATCTCTTTGCATATATACACCTTGAAATCCATCTGGTGA
- a CDS encoding glutaredoxin family protein — protein sequence MNTQVIVYSTEGCGDCSRVKRMLQSEGIPFEVRDIMTSQAYQQEVESLGFMGIPVTVAGGRAVKGFNHGELKELIAAAGLNQ from the coding sequence ATGAACACCCAAGTCATCGTTTATTCCACCGAGGGCTGCGGAGACTGCAGCCGGGTGAAGCGGATGCTTCAGAGCGAAGGCATCCCGTTCGAGGTCAGGGACATCATGACAAGCCAGGCCTACCAGCAGGAAGTGGAAAGTCTTGGCTTCATGGGCATTCCGGTTACCGTAGCGGGCGGCAGAGCGGTCAAGGGATTCAACCACGGCGAACTGAAGGAATTGATTGCCGCGGCAGGTTTGAACCAATAA
- the ytxJ gene encoding bacillithiol system redox-active protein YtxJ, whose product MSIQNLHSADELEQYIAKPGKKLLFKHSTTCPISAKAFEEFQTYLKDNDTDAAVVLVIEDRPVSNKIAEDFGIKHESPQIFLLEDGEVRWNTSHWKITQSSIKEAVSQ is encoded by the coding sequence ATGTCCATTCAGAATTTACACTCCGCCGATGAGCTGGAGCAGTATATTGCAAAGCCCGGAAAAAAGCTGCTGTTCAAGCACAGCACCACCTGTCCGATCAGCGCAAAGGCGTTCGAGGAGTTTCAAACGTATCTAAAAGACAATGATACCGACGCCGCCGTCGTGCTCGTGATCGAGGACCGTCCGGTTTCCAACAAAATTGCCGAAGATTTCGGCATCAAGCATGAGTCTCCGCAAATCTTCCTGCTGGAAGACGGCGAAGTGCGCTGGAATACATCCCACTGGAAAATCACGCAGTCGAGCATCAAAGAGGCTGTAAGCCAATGA
- a CDS encoding GNAT family N-acetyltransferase, with amino-acid sequence MTIGVTIEKINGIEEELERQLGDLLVRVVDDGASVGFLPPLSEEEAVDYWRGVPGDGVILWVAMEDGEIAGSVQLHLALKPNGLHRAEIAKLMVHPERRRQGIARMLMETAEACAASEGKTLLVLDTRGGDPSNLLYQSLGFAEAGRIPDYARSASGELHETVFYYKKLT; translated from the coding sequence ATGACAATTGGAGTTACTATTGAAAAAATCAACGGAATAGAAGAGGAACTGGAGCGGCAGCTGGGAGATCTGCTCGTTCGGGTCGTCGACGACGGAGCATCCGTCGGTTTTTTGCCACCGCTTTCTGAAGAGGAAGCTGTGGATTATTGGCGCGGTGTACCCGGCGATGGGGTTATATTGTGGGTCGCTATGGAAGACGGAGAGATTGCCGGTAGTGTTCAGCTCCATCTTGCCCTGAAGCCTAACGGGCTCCACCGGGCGGAAATCGCCAAGCTTATGGTCCATCCGGAGCGCCGCCGGCAGGGCATTGCGCGTATGCTGATGGAAACGGCCGAAGCCTGCGCGGCTTCTGAAGGCAAAACCTTGCTAGTACTGGATACCCGCGGAGGCGATCCCTCCAACCTCCTGTACCAATCGCTCGGCTTCGCGGAAGCCGGCAGAATTCCGGACTATGCGCGGTCGGCAAGCGGGGAACTGCATGAGACGGTATTTTATTATAAGAAGCTCACATAG
- a CDS encoding GntR family transcriptional regulator → MLPKSTTKVKRTSIREQVYLQIQEWIISGELKPGDKLKDQQLADAMGASRTPIREALLRLEEEGMVQTKANSWTQVAPVDIYQAHRLYPIIQSLEKLAVSFAKANIKPEHIRQLDTINEELERALKQENALEAQQCDARFHQVIIDLSANEELISVLDGLKKKLRRYEVTYFKGFLGAEQSVEEHKKIIGALKEEDFAAAAEFIESNWTNSFRRRFAASETEETEI, encoded by the coding sequence TTGCTGCCAAAATCTACAACCAAAGTCAAACGCACATCGATTCGTGAGCAAGTGTACCTTCAAATACAAGAATGGATTATCAGCGGAGAATTAAAGCCGGGCGACAAGCTGAAAGATCAGCAATTAGCGGACGCGATGGGCGCAAGCCGCACCCCTATCCGCGAAGCTTTATTAAGACTGGAAGAAGAAGGAATGGTGCAGACCAAGGCCAATAGCTGGACACAGGTTGCTCCTGTTGATATTTATCAGGCACACCGTTTGTATCCGATCATCCAGTCACTTGAGAAGCTTGCCGTTTCTTTTGCCAAAGCAAATATTAAGCCGGAGCATATCCGGCAGTTGGATACAATCAACGAAGAACTGGAACGCGCTCTTAAACAGGAAAATGCACTGGAAGCCCAGCAATGCGACGCCCGGTTCCATCAGGTAATCATCGATTTGTCTGCAAATGAAGAGCTTATCAGTGTGTTGGATGGGCTTAAGAAAAAGCTCCGGCGTTATGAGGTTACGTATTTTAAAGGCTTTTTGGGAGCGGAGCAATCGGTGGAGGAACATAAGAAAATTATCGGCGCGCTAAAAGAGGAGGATTTCGCCGCTGCCGCTGAATTCATTGAATCGAATTGGACCAACAGCTTCCGGCGCCGCTTCGCCGCATCCGAAACGGAAGAGACCGAAATTTAA
- the dpaL gene encoding diaminopropionate ammonia-lyase, whose translation MDTADFQYIANERARKMNGDRTPVRFIDREAAAKVRNFHRSFAEYEPTPLHSLKALSHKLNVGGIWIKDESYRFGLNAFKVLGGSYAVGKYLAERLNLDISELDFEKLQCREIKERLGELTFVTATDGNHGRGIAWAANQLGQKSVVFMPKGSSAARLQNIRKEGAEASITELNYDDTVKMAARYAADHHGFLVQDSAWEGYEDIPTWIMQGYCTLIHEAMEQMKGDGKGCPTHVFLQAGVGSFAASVLGYFVAEFGGERPITIIVEPNEAACIYKSAVKNDGKPHAVTGDLPTIMAGLACGEPSSVAWEILRDYADMYISCPDAVSAKAMRMLGNPLPGDPRVVSGKSGAVGLGVLSLIQEEQALREVGERLQLNEKSRVLIISTEGDTDPEGYRDIVWGG comes from the coding sequence ATGGATACTGCGGATTTTCAGTATATTGCGAACGAACGGGCGCGTAAGATGAATGGCGATAGAACGCCGGTGCGGTTCATTGACCGTGAAGCGGCTGCAAAAGTGAGAAACTTCCACAGGAGTTTTGCTGAATATGAGCCTACGCCCCTGCACAGCCTGAAAGCTTTATCTCACAAATTAAACGTGGGCGGCATATGGATCAAGGACGAATCGTACAGATTCGGACTGAACGCTTTTAAAGTGCTGGGCGGCTCTTATGCTGTCGGCAAGTATTTGGCGGAGCGGCTAAATCTGGATATCTCGGAGCTTGATTTTGAGAAACTGCAATGCAGGGAGATCAAAGAGCGGTTGGGAGAACTTACTTTTGTTACGGCAACAGACGGAAATCACGGCAGAGGGATTGCCTGGGCGGCCAATCAGCTGGGACAGAAATCAGTGGTGTTCATGCCCAAAGGCTCTTCGGCAGCAAGGTTGCAAAATATCAGAAAGGAAGGAGCGGAAGCCTCCATTACGGAGCTGAATTATGATGACACGGTAAAAATGGCCGCCCGGTACGCCGCCGATCATCACGGATTTCTGGTTCAGGACAGCGCGTGGGAGGGCTATGAAGACATCCCTACCTGGATTATGCAGGGATACTGCACTCTGATTCATGAAGCAATGGAGCAAATGAAGGGGGACGGAAAGGGCTGTCCAACCCATGTATTTCTTCAGGCGGGTGTCGGTTCCTTCGCGGCAAGCGTGCTGGGCTATTTCGTGGCGGAATTCGGCGGCGAACGTCCGATAACGATCATTGTCGAGCCGAATGAAGCAGCGTGCATCTATAAATCCGCCGTGAAAAATGACGGGAAGCCCCATGCGGTAACCGGCGATCTGCCGACGATTATGGCGGGATTGGCCTGCGGGGAGCCCAGCTCGGTGGCTTGGGAGATTTTAAGGGATTATGCGGATATGTACATTTCCTGTCCGGATGCGGTGTCGGCCAAAGCCATGCGAATGCTCGGCAATCCTTTGCCCGGCGATCCGCGGGTCGTTTCCGGAAAATCCGGCGCTGTGGGATTGGGAGTTCTGAGCCTGATTCAGGAGGAACAAGCGCTGCGGGAAGTGGGGGAACGGCTTCAATTGAACGAGAAATCGAGAGTTCTCATCATCAGCACAGAAGGCGATACGGACCCGGAGGGGTACAGGGACATCGTATGGGGCGGCTAA
- a CDS encoding Zn-dependent hydrolase has translation MTFSSLNLSIHADRLLRHIQQLGQIGRDPGNQLTRLAASDNDKNGRDALIAWIKEAGLEAAVDRIGNIFGIWRVPDQDHQAPVLIGSHIDTVINAGVYDGCYGVLAGLEVIRTLREAEFIPSRPIAVAAFTNEEGVRYAPDMMGSLVYAGGLPVEEALASVGTDGSVLGEELARIGYAGTEEPGFMMPHAYVELHIEQGPVLESMDIPIGAVENLQGISWQRITIEGVANHAGTTPMSMRKDAGYVAARVITFLRDRAIRSQTPAVATVGCIRFEPDAINVIPSRATFTVDLRNPDEQSLQAEEAALAGYLTELASAEGVTILTERMARFEPVTFNAAIVGMVEAAAKQRGLTSKRMTSGAGHDAQMIARICPAAMIFVPSIGGISHNPQEHTPWPDLVAGANVLLDVIADLAR, from the coding sequence ATGACATTCAGCAGTTTGAACTTATCTATTCATGCCGACCGATTGCTTAGACATATTCAGCAGCTTGGACAAATCGGCCGTGACCCGGGCAATCAGTTGACCAGGTTGGCGGCTTCGGACAATGACAAGAACGGCCGCGACGCGCTGATCGCATGGATTAAGGAGGCCGGCCTGGAGGCGGCGGTTGACCGGATCGGCAACATCTTCGGCATTTGGCGTGTTCCAGACCAAGATCATCAAGCACCGGTCCTGATTGGCTCGCATATTGATACCGTCATAAATGCCGGCGTGTACGACGGCTGTTATGGTGTTCTTGCCGGCCTTGAGGTCATTCGGACACTGCGGGAGGCCGAATTCATCCCTTCCCGTCCTATAGCAGTCGCGGCATTCACGAACGAGGAAGGCGTGCGCTATGCCCCCGATATGATGGGGTCGCTCGTGTATGCGGGCGGGCTGCCGGTTGAGGAGGCTCTGGCCTCTGTAGGGACGGACGGAAGCGTACTTGGTGAGGAATTGGCTCGTATAGGCTATGCAGGTACCGAGGAGCCGGGCTTCATGATGCCTCATGCTTATGTGGAGCTTCACATTGAACAAGGACCTGTGCTGGAAAGTATGGACATTCCAATCGGTGCGGTCGAGAATCTTCAGGGGATTTCGTGGCAGCGGATCACCATTGAGGGTGTCGCCAACCATGCGGGTACGACTCCGATGTCGATGCGCAAAGATGCGGGATATGTGGCAGCCCGTGTCATTACATTTTTACGCGACCGTGCGATCCGTTCGCAGACGCCTGCCGTGGCGACAGTTGGCTGCATCCGCTTTGAGCCTGATGCGATCAATGTCATCCCTTCAAGGGCCACTTTTACTGTTGACCTGCGTAATCCGGACGAGCAGAGTTTACAGGCTGAAGAAGCGGCGCTTGCGGGCTACCTCACTGAACTTGCCTCTGCCGAGGGGGTGACCATTCTTACAGAGCGCATGGCGCGTTTTGAGCCGGTCACTTTCAACGCTGCTATTGTCGGGATGGTGGAAGCCGCCGCCAAGCAGCGCGGTCTGACCTCCAAGCGGATGACGTCCGGTGCCGGTCATGACGCTCAGATGATTGCCCGCATATGTCCGGCAGCGATGATTTTTGTTCCGAGCATCGGCGGCATCAGTCATAACCCGCAGGAGCACACGCCGTGGCCCGACCTGGTTGCCGGAGCCAACGTACTTCTTGATGTTATAGCCGATCTTGCCCGGTAA
- a CDS encoding M20/M25/M40 family metallo-hydrolase, whose translation MQTVISRNLDPNIPAVISCTELHTDGIRNAIPTHVEIKGDTRSYTPEVQQMLEERMRAIVEGICGMHGAGCEFHYTHEFAPTVNWMECVDVAVKAGLNVAGEAKVDANVQQVKVSEDFSAFLQNIPGCFVFIGNGAASDGKGNIPLHNPLYDFNDNILKIGAEYFAELIRIRLPE comes from the coding sequence GTGCAGACGGTCATTTCCCGTAATCTGGACCCGAATATTCCGGCCGTAATTTCATGTACCGAGCTCCATACGGACGGCATCCGGAATGCGATTCCGACGCATGTAGAGATCAAGGGGGACACCCGCAGCTACACACCCGAGGTTCAACAGATGCTGGAAGAAAGAATGCGGGCCATAGTCGAGGGAATATGCGGCATGCATGGTGCGGGATGCGAATTTCACTATACCCATGAGTTTGCGCCGACGGTGAACTGGATGGAATGCGTGGATGTCGCCGTAAAGGCGGGCTTGAATGTGGCGGGGGAAGCCAAGGTCGACGCAAATGTGCAGCAGGTGAAGGTTTCAGAGGATTTTTCCGCATTTTTGCAAAATATCCCGGGCTGCTTCGTTTTCATTGGAAACGGCGCTGCTTCGGACGGTAAGGGCAATATCCCGCTCCATAACCCGCTCTATGATTTCAATGACAATATTTTGAAAATTGGAGCGGAGTATTTCGCAGAATTAATAAGAATTCGGCTGCCCGAATAG
- a CDS encoding SAM-dependent methyltransferase has product MAAIDETSEDEKGRDEMSLEENRLDLSRIIFIGRTYEEYMAMFGLSEEELQGRTVLDCPGGACAFTARANALGVGAVSIDIAYGYPARSLEEKGLEDIRHAMDQMEKARAGFKWDYFSSVEELREHRERALQECTADMARYPERYVPAVLPVLPFDDGRFDLTLSAHFLFMYGDRLDYDFHLKTLRELLRVTRKELRIYPLVGLSGERYGKMDDLLAQIAQDGCTAEEIRVPYEFQKGTGRMLRIVKG; this is encoded by the coding sequence ATGGCCGCTATAGACGAGACGAGTGAAGATGAGAAAGGAAGAGACGAGATGAGCTTAGAAGAGAATCGATTGGATTTAAGCCGCATTATTTTTATCGGAAGAACCTATGAGGAGTATATGGCGATGTTCGGTCTGTCCGAAGAGGAGCTTCAAGGGCGGACCGTTCTGGATTGTCCGGGCGGCGCATGCGCGTTTACGGCCCGGGCGAATGCGCTCGGAGTGGGGGCGGTGTCGATCGACATTGCCTACGGGTATCCTGCCCGGAGTCTTGAAGAGAAAGGGCTGGAGGATATCCGGCATGCGATGGACCAAATGGAAAAAGCCCGGGCCGGTTTCAAGTGGGACTATTTCTCCTCCGTGGAGGAGCTTCGGGAGCATCGGGAACGTGCTCTGCAGGAATGTACGGCCGATATGGCGCGTTACCCGGAGCGGTATGTTCCAGCGGTTCTGCCCGTTCTGCCGTTCGATGACGGCCGGTTCGATCTGACGCTGTCCGCGCATTTTTTGTTCATGTACGGCGACCGGCTCGATTATGACTTTCATCTGAAGACGCTGCGGGAACTGCTGCGTGTGACCCGAAAGGAACTGCGCATTTATCCGCTGGTCGGCCTGTCGGGAGAACGGTACGGCAAAATGGACGACCTGCTGGCTCAAATTGCGCAGGATGGCTGCACTGCAGAGGAAATCCGGGTGCCCTACGAGTTTCAAAAAGGTACGGGACGCATGCTGAGAATTGTAAAAGGCTGA
- a CDS encoding L,D-transpeptidase family protein → MKNNKGEGQRGRGWLNWRRALGLMLALVLLCTGLFAGEAKAAGTQMLVINKKVNKLAFFDGGKLVKVFPVATGKEKSLTPEGSFKIFNKIKNRPYYKDHIPGGDPANPLGDRWLGLDAYGTRGTTYAIHGNNRESSIGKYVSAGCIRMHNDDIHWLFPQVQRNTTVVITSTTLDMESVARKYGYVLEQKTVEGTIIIDGTAIKLSRPFLLKDSRVYVPLRETASVLGAKLGLDSAGALTITAGGRTASHKPLTDYATVNGTKVPMLASRNESGTLMIPLSSVPLLFGVQIQWTGSSSTVTIL, encoded by the coding sequence ATGAAAAATAACAAGGGAGAGGGTCAAAGAGGAAGGGGCTGGCTCAATTGGCGCAGAGCGCTCGGTCTGATGCTTGCGCTAGTTCTGCTGTGTACCGGCCTGTTCGCGGGAGAGGCGAAGGCGGCTGGCACACAAATGCTCGTGATAAACAAAAAGGTCAACAAGCTGGCCTTTTTCGATGGCGGCAAGCTGGTTAAGGTATTCCCGGTGGCTACCGGCAAGGAGAAGAGTTTGACCCCGGAAGGCAGCTTCAAGATTTTCAATAAAATTAAAAACCGGCCTTATTACAAAGATCATATTCCCGGCGGCGATCCCGCCAATCCGCTTGGCGACCGCTGGCTCGGGCTGGATGCGTACGGCACAAGAGGAACGACTTACGCCATTCACGGCAACAACAGAGAGTCTTCGATCGGCAAGTATGTCAGCGCGGGCTGCATCCGGATGCATAATGACGACATCCACTGGCTGTTTCCGCAGGTGCAGAGAAATACGACGGTGGTTATCACTTCCACAACGCTCGATATGGAGAGCGTCGCCCGGAAATACGGCTATGTGCTGGAGCAAAAGACGGTAGAGGGTACGATTATTATTGACGGAACGGCGATTAAGCTGAGCCGGCCTTTTCTGCTCAAAGACTCCCGCGTGTATGTTCCGCTCAGAGAGACGGCATCCGTGCTAGGCGCCAAGCTGGGGCTGGACTCCGCAGGGGCGCTGACGATCACGGCAGGCGGCCGGACGGCGTCGCACAAGCCGCTGACCGACTACGCCACCGTGAACGGGACGAAAGTACCGATGCTTGCGTCGCGCAATGAGAGCGGGACGCTGATGATTCCGCTGAGCAGCGTTCCGCTGTTGTTCGGCGTTCAGATCCAGTGGACCGGGTCGAGCAGCACCGTTACGATTTTATAG
- a CDS encoding RDD family protein — protein MDEKNAGFWIRLGAQVLDGLCFGLPAAIIYFLITGGNTEGRLSRDILTTAYMVLVPVFWNGRTIGKRICGIRIQKLDGTSPGIGSMLLRNGLCWLLYSYTYGIAIIISIVMVIVRKDRRAIHDFAGGTEVVYDNPGL, from the coding sequence ATGGACGAAAAGAATGCAGGCTTTTGGATTAGACTGGGCGCCCAAGTGTTGGACGGTCTCTGCTTCGGGCTCCCGGCGGCGATCATTTACTTTCTCATCACTGGCGGAAACACAGAGGGAAGACTTTCACGAGATATTCTGACCACCGCCTATATGGTGCTTGTGCCGGTATTCTGGAACGGCCGCACAATCGGCAAAAGAATTTGCGGAATCCGTATTCAAAAGCTCGATGGAACTTCACCCGGTATCGGATCGATGCTGCTGCGTAACGGGCTATGCTGGCTGTTGTACAGCTACACTTACGGGATTGCCATTATTATCAGCATCGTGATGGTGATTGTCCGGAAGGACCGGAGGGCGATTCACGATTTCGCTGGCGGAACGGAAGTCGTCTATGACAACCCTGGACTATAA
- a CDS encoding Gfo/Idh/MocA family protein, with amino-acid sequence MEQKTYSLVIVGFGGMGSYHVQLIEPSEHLAVTGVYDLVDYRMELAAAKGFKTYDSLEAVLSDETVDVVLIATPNDVHKTIAIQALKSGKHVICEKPVTINSADLLDIIAVAEEEDRIFMVHQNRRWDEDFLIIQDIIQKKKIGEVFHLESRVQGANGIPGDWRQLKAYGGGMLLDWGVHLLDQLLLLTGSKIDSVSAELSTILGTEVDDGFTGLIRFKDGLSAVIEVGTTNFIKLPRWYVKGTEGTAIIRDWDLSGEIVVNNPDVVKVEPKPIQAGQGLTKTMAPPSEESTLRLPIENPESTKQSFYDNFVSVIEGKSEPLVKNGEVHRVLRLIETIFEAAEKQVILKGLEL; translated from the coding sequence ATGGAGCAGAAAACGTACAGTCTTGTCATCGTAGGGTTCGGGGGAATGGGCAGCTACCATGTGCAGTTAATTGAGCCGTCCGAGCATCTGGCGGTAACCGGCGTTTATGATTTGGTCGACTACCGGATGGAACTGGCTGCGGCCAAGGGCTTTAAGACTTATGACAGTTTGGAAGCGGTCTTATCTGATGAAACCGTCGATGTCGTGCTGATTGCGACCCCTAACGATGTCCACAAGACCATCGCCATTCAGGCGTTGAAATCAGGAAAGCATGTGATCTGTGAAAAACCGGTGACTATAAACAGCGCCGATCTGCTTGATATTATCGCTGTAGCCGAGGAAGAGGACCGGATCTTCATGGTGCACCAGAACCGGCGCTGGGACGAAGATTTCCTCATTATTCAGGATATCATCCAGAAGAAAAAGATCGGCGAGGTGTTTCATCTGGAGTCCCGCGTTCAGGGAGCCAACGGCATTCCCGGCGACTGGCGCCAGCTCAAGGCGTACGGCGGCGGCATGCTGCTGGATTGGGGCGTCCATCTGCTCGATCAGCTTCTGCTGCTCACCGGCAGCAAAATCGACAGCGTCAGCGCCGAATTAAGCACCATTCTCGGAACCGAGGTGGATGATGGGTTCACCGGCTTGATCCGGTTCAAAGACGGCCTGTCCGCTGTAATCGAGGTCGGAACGACCAACTTCATCAAGCTGCCCCGCTGGTATGTCAAGGGCACGGAAGGAACCGCCATTATCCGCGACTGGGATCTCAGCGGGGAGATCGTGGTGAATAATCCGGATGTAGTCAAGGTCGAGCCGAAGCCGATTCAGGCGGGCCAAGGGCTCACGAAGACGATGGCGCCTCCTTCGGAGGAATCGACTTTGCGCTTGCCGATCGAGAACCCTGAGAGCACGAAGCAGAGCTTCTATGATAATTTTGTCTCGGTGATCGAAGGAAAGAGCGAGCCGCTGGTCAAGAACGGGGAGGTCCACCGTGTGCTGCGGTTGATTGAAACGATTTTTGAAGCGGCGGAGAAGCAGGTCATCCTTAAAGGTCTGGAGCTGTAA